attttccatgatttGTTATGTAATTTGGTGAGATACCTGTCGGGTTAAGGAGTAAAatttgttttgtcttcttgttACTTTATTATTCCTCCCCGAGCAAGTATTTTCTAAATAAGATATTTGGATAGTTTATAAGGACCTAGATTTAtctttgttctctttcctttactcttTTCATGATTGTGGCTAAAACTACTTATGGTTTCTCTTAAGATAATGTGGGATTAATGGAATAACCATGGAGAACCCATAGATGAATGATTATCCAAAtgctataaaaatttgaagttgataGTCAATAGGGtttatgtatatttcttttaagaAGTTTTTTTGTTGCTCTTTCGTCATTTTTAAGAAGCCAAATATGTCTAAGCTTGTTTATTATTAGtgtgttcattttcattttgtttaactaaaaatgaaaccaaaaaaaaaaaaacatacttaACTTTGAAACTAACCTTGGAACCTGTAATAGGATAAATTTCGGGCTCCAGATTTTGACAAATAGGTTacagattttaaaaaaataagaaacttgTACCTAAGGATAAATTCCagattcaaagtgaaatctgtAAGGAATTTGGAACCGTTCATCCCTAATAGATAAGTGAGATTATGCACACATATATAATAAATGTTCAGTTCAACAAGAGCCACAGTTTCGGATGAACGAGATCTAAAATTTTGTCGTGGACCATAGAAAATTCTCCAGTCCCACCCGATGATTAACTCCCAATTATTTTAGGCGACTCTTTATGTTTctaaaattgattattattgCTTCGAGGACATTGTTGGTGTTGAGTAATTGAACATTTGCTATTCCTTCTAATCATCCATTAATCCATTCATAAACCCTATTTTAATTATTTCGTTTAATGACACAAAAGACTACTGAGAAATTGCAAGGAAGTGCAATAAAAAAGACTATCTGCTGAAATTGTATGGTCTCTGAAACATTAATCTCGAATCAAAACAACTTCTGACGTACCTTGCCTAAGTTCGATTTTGGCGGCCCCAAAACCTATTTACAAGTTTTCCACCCGACCCATAATATCTGTTAAGAGTCTTCTctcatttgatttctttgagCCCCATGTGATACGTTGTGTTCAACCACAATGAATGGATAGCCGCTAAATCAGTGAATAGAATTTGGAAGCTTAAATCAATTAATGAGTAAATAAAAACGGGCGTGCGATGATAAGGAagtatttaatagaaaattaataaaagattaaaTTCAACGAAGTAGATGCGTGACCGGTTTCTGCTGGTACAGATGGCTTTTGAAATTCTTCCTAAAATGGTCAATCTGGGTCCTTCAAATCACTTATGAATTAATTACGCTTGTGTTTCCGTAACATAGGAAGGAGTTTCCATCAAAAAGTGCCCCGATTGGGCTCAATTAGTTGTATTTAAATCGGGGGGACTAGCAAAGCTGAACTTTTCCTAAGCCCAATACCGCCTGTGGCTCTTGCCTAGGCCCCGTATTTCGAATCATAAGTGGTCTTGCACAAGAGTTTAAGCCCACTCCCTAGCCTAGCCCgcctattatttatttatttatttattttaacttttcccTAAGCCCATTCGAGCTCGCAAGTCGATCCGAGTCTACttgcaaaatgcaaataatgCCATTCCTTCAACGAGATGACAATACAGTAGAGTTGATCATGGCCGAGCACCTGGCTCGCTCGAGCGTGGAAGTGTGCTATTGCAAAACTCTTTCCATCTAAAGATTCACGACTATCAACTACTTCAGGCTGGAAAAGTTAATTGtattctgtttttgtttaataGGAAATGAATGGAATTGGATAATGAAGTTACGCCAGACTTGAATCTGAATAGATCGGCCCATGGACGAGTCTAGAAAATGGACGAGGCAAGTCCCCAACATGGGCATGGTTGAACTGTTGGCACGCGTATTGGAaaattttccctcttcttccactAATAATCTGACCCAACTCCTGCCATCGCATTAACATATGCCACTTTAGACATGCTAATCATAGATTGCTGGAACTTTACATTTAGGTTCTTTTATTCAATCGGAATTACCTATTTAACCTCCTGGGAATTGCATACTGACAAAATTATTCATCTGCAAGAATCCTATTTGTAGCCATAAATGGCCATTGATAGGATGATCTAGTATATGAAAACCAATCGATCATATCACTTTTTGCAAtattaaggaagaaaaatagaaatgcaaatgaaagaaacatGAAGTATAATATAAGCTTTGGAATTTAGTTCCAAAGAACAGACACTTTCAAACAGGGAATTTCCTGACGAAGTCGTTTCAAGCTTAGTTTGATATTCATTATATCTCCAGTTTCTGATGGGATGGCACAGTCAGATCTCCTGTCAATTCAGCACAATCAAGCTTGTTAAATTTTCCATACGCGAATGGATGGGGCAAGTGAGGACATTCAAATTTAGGCTCATATCAATCACGTTCTTGAAATTACCTAATTCCAATGGAGTTGATTCATTGAGTAGTTCTCTTGCAATTAGAAGCACGCCAAGTTCCCCATTTCTATAGGACCAGATCCattgaattttgttttcttgcataTAGAGATATTTCAAGCCCGTCAAATTTCATATAAATGATGGAATGAGACCGGTGAAGTTGTTGTGGCTTAAATCAACTTGATTAGAATGCATGAGGTTCCATATTCTAAGAGGATTTGGATCCGCGTAATTTGTTTGTCGTTAAGCCGAGTTATTGCATTGCTAAGTGCATGGAATATGAGATTTTAAGCGGGTCCATCTCTTCAGATTGACTTGATTTATGATAAAGTGTCAAGTCCACGACGCCTGGTGAGGTTCTCCGGAAAGGAAGGCAGCTCATTGGTGGGACAATTGCAGGACTTATCGTAAATTTCACGGTTGATTAATGGTGATTTAATTAGGATTTAAACCGGATCATGTTTGGAAGTAGGACACGTTCAAGAAGTCAAGGTCTTGGTCGTGGGAACCTATGTAGAAGAAACATACTACCTGAAGGTCTGGAATCCATGTCAGAATACTATCCCTCTCAAGGTCAACTTATGTAGAAGAAACATACTACCTGAAGCCTCGTGTCCCATTTGCAGCTTAGAACCTGAGACGATTGAGCACTTGTTCTTGTTGCGCCCTTGGACTCCGCTGATCTGGGTGAATCCTGCATTGCAAATTATGATTTTACAAGTTTCTGatgaccttttattttttttttatgaccattACAAGTTGGGCTGTCGAGAATCGAAGAATGGttgctgaaattcaaggaacagTAGATCTACCGTCTTTCGAGGTCGTTGCGAGTGTCCTGTGTTTATTTGGAGGGCGAGAAACGACTACATCTTTCGAAAGAAACGCCCAAAACCAGAGATTCTAAATGAAGAGGCACGCAACATGCTCTGTAACTGGTGCAAGTGGAattataaagaaagagaaacaatgTCAGGAGAAGAAGACCTACCTCTACGATGGTGCAAGTGCAATTATAAAGATCAAGAAACAATGTCAGAAGAAGAACACCCACCTCTGCGTTGGAAAGCTCCAAAGGAAAGAACTTTGAAGGCCAATTTCGATGGGTCTTATGTAGATGGATCGAACACGGGAGCAGTCGCCTGTGTTGTTCGAGATCGGTAACAACGTCGTCTGCAATTCAAGTCGAAACCCTAGGTTTGCtcacagctctctctctcctcgaagCAAAAATGGAAACCATCGTACTTGAATCCGACTGCAAGTCTTCAGTTCGCATGGTTAATGGCTCGGGTCAATGTAACGGGGGAACACGTGCTCTCATTACAGAAGCTAGTGAGATCATGGGCCGGTTCAAGCACATCCACTTAGCTCGTTACACAAGACAGTCCAATAGAGTGACGGACAGGATCTGTAAGGCCTATCGACTAAAAACACTACCTTCTAATTGGGCAGTCCATCCCCCTCAATCCTTTTGAGATCTGCTTTGTTTTGATGCCCCGATGGTGGACTTTTGGGGTTTGAAgtacttttatatttaataaagttttgtctgacaaaaaaaaaaaaaactaatcatgcattccaattttacaaaaaagatgaaaaataaatccttaGTAATTGCTACCTATAGTGGTGGGTCATGTAGTTGCTCCCCAGGTTTCTTCATGCCGGTTGTCGAACATGGGGTTCCTGggttatcaaaagaaaaaaaagtataaaaaaagtgACATGACTTAAAATTGCACAAGTCGCATACCTCATGTCCTCAACCACGTTCACCAATTTGCAGCATCATTATACCAACCGACTTTTCACTTGATGAAACTTATTTGCTAGTATTGGGGCAAGTACTTCAGGGTCCTTGCTATTCGTGTAGGCTTGACGAAGTTTCTGTTGATTTGCATGCCCACCATACTCCTCgattattttcttgaatctgCGCAATTGAGATTAAGTGGTAGGGCTTGGTCAACGCCAGTTTCGGAGCTAGAAAAGCTTccgaaacctttttttttttttattgcggATTGTGATTTTGAATCACTACTTAAGCAAGCAAGCACTAGAGAAATTACTAGAACGATACTTCTTGCGATAGAATTCTCTTTTGGTATTGGCAAGTGCGGGTCCAACATTTGATGTAGCATAATATCATCATTAAAGAGTGTCAACAGCATTAAGATGATCTCCCCTATATGCTCACCCGATATTGTTTCCATTGTTATCATCCGAAGCTGTATACGTCGCATTTCTCATTTACAACAAATGTGTAAGCAagatcttaaaaaaaataacaaaaggtcATAAATTAGATGAGGCTTGAAACTATATATCAATCTACCTATGTGCCTCCAATAATAACATTCCACAAAAATATCGATGATTGTTGCTCACCTGGTGTTATATATCCATGAGTCCCTACAATATTTGTAGTGACCTTTCGTTATAGCGGAAACAATGTAGCTTAATTATGCTTCTATGCTATACTTCTCTCAAGTGTTTCACTTTATTTCGGAAGCTTTGAACAGAAGATGATTCTTTGtttcaaaatgataaagttTCTTCAATACCACGACTTTCCCACTCGGCAATTGTGCTTTATAGACAATACCATAACTACTACTCCCAATGTAATATTTGATGTCAAAATTTTATGTTGCGTTGATTATATCTTCATATGCAATTCTCCCATTATAATTTCATATTGACAAGAAGTTCCATTATTTTCTATGGTCGTTCGTTGCATGCTCTTTGTTCTACGTCAAAATATGAAGCAAGACCCAAGAACCATTATTGATATAGCCATCAACGGTATAAATACCATCATAAGCATAATCTCGGACATTCTTCTGGAACCATTAATCTTTTACAAATCTTCATAGGCGTGGAAAGCTCTATAGCGAACATCAGCTAGATTATCTGGAATTTTTCCGGTGAGTTTATTGTACGACAAGTTAATGTAATCCAAGTTGAAAAGCTTTGTAAAACTAGGAACTGAACCACGTagagaattgttctcaagatTGAGATAGCTTAACATGACCAAGTTCTCCAGTTGAAgagggatttttccataaaagtTGTTTGAGCTAAAATCTGGATGAGTGAGACTCTTTAAGTCTCCTATTTCTGATCGAATGGCACAGTTGAATACATTTCCATGTAAATCTAGAACTGACAAGTTGGTTAAATGGGCTAGAGATGAAGGGATGGGGCAAGTGAAGAAGTTTGAGCTCAGTCTCAACTCAACCAAGCTCTTCAAATTACCTATTTCTGATGGGATAGATTCactgaatttgttcttttccaTACTAAAATATGCTAAGTTAATCTAGTTCCTTATATTAGAAGGAATAGATCCATTGAAGGAGTTTCCTCTCAAATAGAGTGGTGTCAAGTTCCTTAGTTTCGTTGGAGATGAAGGAAAGGGACCGGCGAAGTTGTCCTGATCTAGATCAATGCGATACAAGTTCTCGCACTGCCCTATCTCAAAGCGGGACAAAGCCACCTAAGCTATTAAGGGAGAGTGCGAGGTGGCGTAAATTGGACAAGAGACCAAGAGTTGGAGGAATGGCGCCACGAAGCACATTGAAACTAAGACCTAGGTAAATCAGCCTCTTTAGATTTCCTAATTCGGGAGGGATTGGACTATCGATTTGATTATTATGAATGTTAATAACTTCTAACATGATGAGGTTTTGGAGACAGTGATGTAACTCACCGGTTAGGTCATTGTGGGACAAGTTAAGGTGCTTGAGCTTTGGGAGTGCACATATTTAGTGGCGAATGAAATCAGCGAGACCATTATCAGGCAGCCCAGGAGAGGCGAGATCCAGGAACAAAGAGAAATTCATGCTACTCAAATTAATTGCGACCCAGTAGTCATTGTGGCCTCATTCTGGTATGTTTATTTCGACAACGCTTCCGGAGTTGTCGCATGAAATGCCAAGCCACCTGCAATGTGATAAGGAAGTGTTGCTCGTAACAAGGTCTAGCCACCATCCACTAAGAAGAAGGGCATCCGCCTCCGTTCCTGCGGCGATGGCAGGATATttgtgggagagagagagcgtaatAATGATCCATGTAGCTGCAATCATCAGCTTGCGAATATGCAAGCCGACGGGTTTGCTTACAGGATTCAAACGAATCGtgtgaaatattttcattctttatagAGAGAGGAACTTGATAGAAATCATGTGGAAGGCTTGAGATTGCTGTGATGTATAAAGGCAATCCGAAGAAACAGGGCCTTGCCCTTTTTCCCATCTAGGTGCATGGTCCCCTACAATGAGCACCTTGGAAACATTATTGCCAAGGTACTTAATTGTTGGATTTGTGCtacttagggtgcgcatgacaaaatttctggaataaaaatcaatttttggccagaaattgatttttcaacttttattcCATGGACGAGTTTCTGAGTaaagaaacgcgtttgataacaattcaaaatttatatttctgaaataaaaattcgtttgataatagaataaaatttctatttctagaagcgGCAACAACCGGCATCCGATGGCTAGAGTTTGATGTTCGGTGACTAGCGTTCGGCATTCGGTGACCGGCGGCGGGCGGCTGAAGTCCGAAGTCCGACAATCGGCGTTCGACGCCAAGTCCAATGACTAGTGGCACGTGGCCAAAGTCCAGAGTCCGACATCGGAGTCCAGCGACCAGCAACTAGCATCCAACGTCTAGAGCTCGACGTCTGACGTCCAACATCTGGAGTCCAGCAATAGGAGGCCGACAGCGAGTGGCTAGTGGTCGGAGTCCCGTGGCAGGTGGTGGGTAGCCAACATCCGGCGACCGGTGGCGAGCGGCGGACAGTCGCCGGCGAACATCCGGTGGTTGGTGATGAGCCTCAGACATCCAATGATTGGCAATGAGCAACCAATGACTAGTGGGCGTTTGACATCCGATGACCAGCAATTGGTGACAGGCAGCTAGAGTGCGGTGGCCAGTGGTTGACATTCGATGGCTGGTGGCCGGGGCCGGTGGTGGGTGGCAATTGGTGGTGGACGTCCATCATCCCATGGGCGGCAAGTGGGCGATGGGCAATGAAAAGAGTGAACGAtgagagaaaaattttgatttctcatttatgttccaaaaatagaaaagcaaaaaattttaacttctaatttttgctccaaatctatttctagaatagaaatccattccagaaatagaaaaatgaaattgtgttaccaaacggatttatattctaaacctattccgaggaacaaaaaaacaaagaaatagagaaacaaaatttttatcatgcaCGACCTTAACAATCAATATGGAGGAAACCGATTTGTACAGTTTATGACATTGTAGAATCGGGACCTTTTCACACTTAAATTGACTCCTGGATCACCTGCCACATTCGTTTGATTACTCGATGCAAACAAATTAGCTCTTATAGCCCACTAGCTGCTCAAACTAGCTTGATAGAAGTTAAATTTTATGTTCAATCTACAAATTGACATTGTACGAGTAGCGTGGCAAACAAGAAATAACCATTGATCGCTACCGATACAAATATAATCTCAAATCCGATGTTGTGACATCGTTTGAATTATgtgccataacttttaattgattatctaaGTCTCCTAATTTTCAAAGGTAGGTCATTTAAGTTACATGGATTATTTTCCtgccaaaaattcctaaatgaCATCAAACTTTCGGGCCAACCAccttgttgaaaatatatctcgagtttgagcccgTTGAATGAAATCGGACTGACGAGAATATGTGAACTCGATCATGTGTGAGTAAAAGCAACGCATGTGAATTGATCAgccaaaattgtcaaaagaagaTTGCACGTGGATTTCATTTATGAGCCGCAAGTGTGAAGAGGCTAATGTGTGGCTTCTTTTGTTGTCTTCTACTCATCTATGCAGGTTGGACTTTTTGAATGGAGGAAAGTGGACTGTGGCCCACTTGCATGCAAGGATGGGTGTTCCCTTTCTTGTCTTCTGCCAAAGCCATCATCATTGACtttgagagaagaagaaagaaaggttcatacatccattttcttctctcctttaatgcatgcacatgcatccATGGATTATGGTGggcttgttttgtcttttctttcccttggtAAGGGCCGAGCGGAGCGCCAAGTTTCGGtggctgagagagagagctttgaGATTGTAAAAGAGTGTAGAGAGTTGTCTTATGTGAGGGATTCTTGTTGTAAATTATACCCGAGTATTTTAGTCAGTTAAATTCTTGTgagtaaaatttatttaatttattgagTGAGGTTTTACTAGGAATTATGAtgggctaaacactgtgtgagTTATTTGCATATAATTTGAGATTGGAAAACACTAAGAGTGTGTTTGAGTGCTCAAGTGATTGTAATCTCCGATGTATCACTTGTTTCTATAGTGAAATTCCGTATTGCTTTTTCCATGAACGTAGGTTCCGATATTCGAATCGAACCAAGTAAATTCAATGTCCAATTCCTTTTCTTCATTCTGACTATTTTATGTGATTTGCTTGTCCATATCTCGCAACAGACCTTTGGTGATTTGTAATGCTACAATGTttcaagcaaataaaaatggCCGGTGTAACTTAAGGGATGGATTTTTAAAAGTCATGACACTAATTTCCCGGCTAGTAGAATATATTGCTCATACGAATCTTTAAATTTCGCTGTTTTATGATTCAATAAGAATGTAAATCAGCATGCATGTGTGAATGGAACTTGTGcacatccataaaaaaaattcaaggttTTTGACGAGTCTGCAATTCAAGTGTGAAGAAGTCGAGTTCTTTTGGGTTTTCACATGTTGGATCATACGCGTTACAATAGTTCGTCGAATTGTCATGGTCTTCATGGACTTTTTATTTGTGATGGTTTGCCCTAAAAATTTCTAACTCATCAATAATACCAACACGCAGTAAATACCTAGCCGATTATAATGACCATATGCACTCCGATCCTACTCCAAAGACAAAATTAAACGACCTTTGTCCTACATAAACTGACTCCTAAACATGGCATGAACAAAGTTTAATACTCTGACTTAAATCGTAGATGCCAAATGATCTTATATCCTCAACCACCTTCACCAAGCTGCAGCATCATATTACCAATCTACCTCGTCACTATTGTTGGGACAATTAGAAAATGACCCCTTATACATCGATTAGGCTTGACGAAGTTCTAGTTGATCCACCTTCCAACCATGATCTGTTATAACCTTAAAGATAAACTGAGAACATGCATCACTTAAGCAGAAGCCTTGGAATGATTTTCTGCTAGACTTTATACTGCAGGGGTCGTCAAACTTGTGCAAATCCTCGTTGCCGAAAAAAGTGTTTGCGGGAAAAGCACCCATAAGACTATCTCGTCCAATTGGGCCATTGAGATGATTGTATGATAAGCCAAGGCGGTCTAAGTTTGAAAGCTCTTTAAATGAGAGAATTGAGCCCGAAAGAGATGGGAGTTGCACATGTTTAAGAAGTCAAGAAGGTCTTGGTCGAGAACCAAGTTACAAAGTCTAGGTCTTCAGAAGTTTCATTTTCATGTGCATGGGTCGTCTACACGCTCAAGTCTTGGTATTTGGCCGTTTCCGTGATGTCTGATCTTTAGCCAACGTGAAGGAAACGTAAATTGCGTGATTTTCAGTCTTTGATTGACCAGCAAACCTTCAACTAAACAGAAACGATCGTTCAAATATGTAGTGAATGTCCTTAACAAGCCAATCATTCGTGCGACAACAATGCATTATCATTCACCGTGCGTCTTAATCTTTGTAAAAAGACTAAAGATAAACTGTCTTTTGAGTGCTTCTCACTCCTCACCAATTGCTACTCAGGCAAACTTCTAGCCTACCCAGTATAAGAAAAGTTCGACATGACTGAAATTGCACAAGCTGTATACTTCATATCCGCAAGCACGTTCATCGATTTGCGCTATCTTGGTCGTTGCTCTTGTTGTAGGCTTGACGAAGTTTCTGTTGATCCACCTTCCCACCATGCTCCTCGATTATTTTCTTGGAGCTGCGCAAGTGAGATTGAATGGAAGGGCTTGGCCAATGCTAGTTTTGGAGCTCGAAAAGCTTCAGAAACTTGTTTCATTGTGGGTCGTGACTTTGGGTCACTACTTAAACAAGCAAGCGACAAAGAAACCACGAGAACGATACTTCTTGCAAGAGAATTCTCTCTTGGGATTGACAAGCGATGGTCTAATATTTGATGTAGCATAACATCTTCTCTGAAGAGTGTCGACAACTTTAGGATGATTTCACCTGGATGCTCACCCATAATTGTTTCCATTGCTATCACTCCAAAGCTGTATACATCACATTTCTCATTGATGACAAAAGTGTAAGCAagctctgaaaaaaaaaatgaaaagttcaaaattaGAACAAGCTCGAAACCAAGTTCTCCATGTTAGCTTGGTGCACTATCAAACGATAAATATGGAGCTGAAGCATCAATGGTGTTGCTTACCACATAGAGTGTCATGTATATCGATCTAGCTACGTGCCTCTAATAATAACATTCTAGAAAAGTGTAAAGGATTGCTGCTCACCTGGTGCTATATATCCACTAGTGCCTGCAATATTTGCTGTGAAATTAGATGAGAAATTAGGTTTAAGGAGTCTTGCCGTGCCAAAATCTGATAGGAAAGCCTGCATTTTGTTGTCAAGCAAAATGTTGTTGGTAGATATGTCTCGATGAACAATTGGCCGAGTGCAATCGTGATGCAGGTAAGACAAGGCATGTGCCATGTCCCAAAGAATGTTGAGTCTTTTAGACCAATCTAGTTCCACTGCTTCAACGTCATCTCTCAAAGCACAAAAAAGACTCCCTCTTTCCATGTACTCATAAATCAAAAACATACATCGCTTGTGTAAACAGAAACCATGAAGCTTAATTATGCTTCTATGTCGTACTTCTGTCAAGTATTTCACTTCATTTCGGAAGCTCTTATCAAAAGCTGGATCCTCTGCTTCAAATCGGTGAAGTTTCTTCAATGCCACAATTTTTCCATTCGGCAATCGCACTCTATAGATACTACCATAACCACCACTCCCAATACAATATTTAATGTCAAAATCTTCTGTTGCATTGATTATGTCTTCATATGCAATTTTTCCATCATAATTCCATATTGACAAGAAATCTCCATCTTTTTGTACTGTCTTTGATTGCATGCTCTTCCTTCTATGTCGAAATATGAAGCAAGACCCAAGAACAGTCAATGCTATAGCCATCAGTGGTACAAATACCGTCACAAGCATAACCTTAGACGTTCTTTTGGAACTATCAATCTTTTTCAAACCTTCATTGCCATGGAAAGCTCTATAGCGAACATTGGCCAGATTATCTGGAATTTTTCCCGTGAGATGATTGTACGACAAGTCGATATGGTCCAAGTTGAGAAGCCGTTTGAATTTGGGAATTGAACCATGCagagaattgttctcaagatTGAGATAGCTTAACATGACCAAACTCTCAAGTTCACGAGGGATTTTTCCAAAGAAGTTGTTCGAGCTCAAATCTAGATGAGTGAGACTCTTTAAATCTCCTATTTCAGATGGAATGACGCAATCTAATACATTATCATGTAAATTTAGTACCTTCAAGCTGGTTAAATGGGCTAGAGATGAAGGGATGGGGCAAGTGAAGGAGTTTGAGCTAAGATTCAACTCAATCAAACTCTTTAGATTACCGATTTCTAACGGGATCAATCCGCTGAGTTTGTTCCCTTCCATACTCAGATATGCCAAGTTggtcaaattccctatttccggaggaatagTTCCATTGAAGGAGTTTATTCGCAAAGCGAGACGTGTCAAGTTCCTCAGTTTCAATAGAGACGAGGGAATGGAACCGGTGAATAAGTTTCCATGCAGGTCAACGTGATGCAAGTTCACGCAGTTCCTAATCTCGAGGGGAACGAAGCCATCCAACTTATTATGGCAGAGTATGAGGCTACGTAAATTCGACAAGAGACCAAGACTGGGAGGGATTGTGCCATTAAGCCCATTGTAACTGAGATTCAGGTCGATCAGCCTCTTTAGATTTCCCAATTTGGGAGGGATAGTACTATTGATTCGATTATTATGCATGTCAATAACTTCTAACATGGTGAGGTTTTGGAGACAGAGAGGTAACTCACCTGTAAGCTCATTGTGGGCCAAGTTGAGATGCCTAAGATTTAGGAGTGCACATATTTGAAGGGGAATGGTACCAACGAGGAAATTATCAGGCAGCAGAAGAGAGTTGAgatttggaagaagagagaaa
This genomic stretch from Eucalyptus grandis isolate ANBG69807.140 chromosome 3, ASM1654582v1, whole genome shotgun sequence harbors:
- the LOC104439708 gene encoding probable leucine-rich repeat receptor-like protein kinase At1g35710, producing MMTAAAWIVIGLALSHIYPAIAIGTEADALLHSGWWPDPVTSNASLSHCAWLGISCDDSGSVIKIDMPPRGRYNYQAASNLSSMNFSLLPNLNSLLLPDNFLVGTIPLQICALLNLRHLNLAHNELTGELPLCLQNLTMLEVIDMHNNRINSTIPPKLGNLKRLIDLNLSYNGLNGTIPPSLGLLSNLRSLILCHNKLDGFVPLEIRNCVNLHHVDLHGNLFTGSIPSSLLKLRNLTRLALRINSFNGTIPPEIGNLTNLAYLSMEGNKLSGLIPLEIGNLKSLIELNLSSNSFTCPIPSSLAHLTSLKVLNLHDNVLDCVIPSEIGDLKSLTHLDLSSNNFFGKIPRELESLVMLSYLNLENNSLHGSIPKFKRLLNLDHIDLSYNHLTGKIPDNLANVRYRAFHGNEGLKKIDSSKRTSKVMLVTVFVPLMAIALTVLGSCFIFRHRRKSMQSKTVQKDGDFLSIWNYDGKIAYEDIINATEDFDIKYCIGSGGYGSIYRVRLPNGKIVALKKLHRFEAEDPAFDKSFRNEVKYLTEVRHRSIIKLHGFCLHKRCMFLIYEYMERGSLFCALRDDVEAVELDWSKRLNILWDMAHALSYLHHDCTRPIVHRDISTNNILLDNKMQAFLSDFGTARLLKPNFSSNFTANIAGTSGYIAPGEQQSFTLF